A genomic stretch from Bacteroidota bacterium includes:
- the mazG gene encoding nucleoside triphosphate pyrophosphohydrolase, whose translation MKEKLDAFSKVLQTMNRLREECPWDKKQTFESLRMLTIEEVHELSDAILNNSYSQTKEELGDLLIHIVFYAKIAEEKNEFTIKDVCDTLVDKLVERHPHIYGNIKLQNEDEVKQNWEKIKLKNGKKLTLEGVPKSLPSMIKAIRMQEKARGVGFDWDNRHQVWDKINEELIEFKEEIEKNIGNKDKIEEEFGDILFSLINYSRFYNVNPDNALERTNNKFHNRFNKMQEIISDEKKDLMDMPLVEMEKYWQKAKNLLG comes from the coding sequence ATGAAAGAAAAACTTGATGCATTTTCAAAAGTACTTCAAACAATGAATAGGTTGAGAGAAGAATGTCCTTGGGATAAAAAACAAACTTTTGAATCTTTAAGAATGCTTACAATTGAAGAAGTTCATGAACTGTCGGATGCAATTCTAAATAATTCATATTCACAAACTAAAGAGGAACTTGGCGACTTACTTATACATATTGTTTTTTATGCTAAAATTGCAGAAGAAAAAAATGAATTTACAATTAAAGATGTTTGCGATACACTTGTGGACAAACTTGTTGAAAGACATCCGCATATTTATGGAAACATTAAGCTACAAAATGAAGATGAGGTAAAACAAAACTGGGAAAAAATAAAACTCAAAAATGGAAAAAAGTTAACACTTGAAGGCGTTCCTAAAAGCTTGCCATCAATGATTAAAGCTATTCGTATGCAAGAAAAAGCAAGAGGTGTTGGTTTTGATTGGGATAACAGGCATCAGGTTTGGGATAAAATAAATGAAGAACTTATTGAATTTAAAGAAGAAATAGAAAAAAATATTGGTAATAAGGATAAGATAGAGGAAGAATTTGGAGATATTTTATTTTCCTTGATAAATTACTCAAGGTTTTATAACGTCAACCCTGATAATGCATTGGAAAGAACAAACAATAAATTCCATAATAGATTTAATAAAATGCAGGAGATTATTTCTGACGAAAAAAAAGACCTTATGGATATGCCTCTTGTGGAAATGGAAAAATATTGGCAAAAAGCTAAAAATTTGCTTGGATAA